A genomic window from Aquipuribacter sp. SD81 includes:
- a CDS encoding molybdopterin-dependent oxidoreductase: MTTVETAPARESTARPGAWWDAAAGVVSLGAGLAAAEAVGLVTGRGSTPVVAVSDGVVDLTPPWAKDAVISLFGTGDKLFLFTVVGLVALALGAAAGVLERRRPPLGAVLTAALAVVVMVAAATRPDAGLLGVVPGAVAFLVGVGVLRLLLRRLAASGAGLRRRTVLLGGTGAAALAVGLGARALGRVGASGGAASRAAVALPAAAEQAPRVGAGATFDDVPGLEPFRTPNPDFYRIDTALVVPRLAAADWRLRVVGLVEQEVELTWDELLERRLVEKWATLSCVSNPVGGELVGNALWLGLPTRELLAEARPLPEADMVLSRSSDGFTAGTPVEAMTDDRGSLLAIGMNGEPLPLEHGFPARLVVPGLYGYVSATKWVTELRLTRFDTDQGYWTPRGWSAMGPVKISSRIDRPGGGSVEAGTVVVAGLAWAMDVGVGAVEVQVDDGDWQEAELSDAGTSSTWRQWRWEWQAEPGPHVVRVRAVDANGQVQLAEPAPPAPDGAQGYDEVEVTVT, encoded by the coding sequence GTGACGACCGTCGAGACCGCCCCCGCCCGCGAGAGCACCGCCCGACCCGGCGCCTGGTGGGACGCCGCCGCGGGCGTGGTGTCGCTCGGCGCCGGTCTCGCGGCCGCGGAGGCCGTCGGGCTGGTCACGGGGCGGGGGTCGACGCCGGTCGTGGCGGTCTCCGACGGGGTCGTCGACCTCACCCCGCCGTGGGCGAAGGACGCCGTCATCTCGCTGTTCGGCACGGGCGACAAGCTGTTCCTCTTCACGGTCGTGGGTCTCGTGGCGCTGGCGCTCGGCGCCGCCGCCGGCGTTCTGGAGCGCCGCCGCCCGCCGCTCGGGGCCGTCCTCACCGCGGCGCTGGCGGTCGTCGTCATGGTCGCGGCCGCGACGCGGCCCGACGCCGGGCTGCTCGGGGTCGTGCCCGGGGCCGTGGCGTTCCTCGTCGGCGTCGGGGTCCTCCGACTGCTGCTGCGGCGGCTGGCCGCGTCCGGGGCGGGCCTGCGTCGGCGGACCGTCCTGCTGGGCGGGACCGGCGCGGCGGCCCTCGCCGTCGGGCTCGGCGCCCGGGCGCTCGGCCGGGTCGGGGCCTCGGGCGGTGCGGCCTCCCGCGCGGCGGTCGCGCTGCCGGCGGCGGCGGAGCAGGCGCCTCGCGTGGGCGCCGGGGCGACGTTCGACGACGTGCCCGGCCTGGAGCCGTTCCGCACGCCCAACCCCGACTTCTACCGGATCGACACCGCGCTCGTCGTGCCCCGGCTCGCGGCCGCCGACTGGCGGCTGCGCGTCGTCGGTCTCGTCGAGCAGGAGGTCGAGCTCACGTGGGACGAGCTGCTCGAGCGCCGCCTCGTCGAGAAGTGGGCGACGCTGTCGTGCGTGAGCAACCCCGTGGGCGGGGAGCTCGTCGGCAACGCGTTGTGGCTCGGCCTGCCGACCCGGGAGCTGCTCGCGGAGGCGCGTCCGCTGCCGGAGGCCGACATGGTCCTGTCGCGCAGCTCCGACGGCTTCACGGCGGGCACCCCCGTCGAGGCGATGACCGACGACCGCGGCTCGCTGCTCGCCATCGGCATGAACGGGGAGCCCCTGCCGCTGGAGCACGGGTTCCCCGCCCGGCTCGTGGTGCCCGGGCTCTACGGCTACGTCTCCGCGACCAAGTGGGTGACGGAGCTCCGGCTCACCCGCTTCGACACCGACCAGGGCTACTGGACACCGCGCGGCTGGTCGGCCATGGGCCCGGTCAAGATCTCCTCGCGCATCGACCGACCGGGCGGCGGCAGCGTCGAGGCCGGCACCGTCGTCGTCGCGGGCCTCGCGTGGGCGATGGACGTCGGCGTCGGCGCGGTCGAGGTGCAGGTCGACGACGGCGACTGGCAGGAGGCCGAGCTGTCCGACGCGGGCACGAGCAGCACGTGGCGGCAGTGGCGCTGGGAGTGGCAGGCGGAGCCCGGGCCGCACGTGGTGCGGGTGCGCGCCGTCGACGCGAACGGCCAGGTGCAGCTCGCCGAACCGGCACCGCCCGCCCCGGACGGCGCCCAGGGCTACGACGAGGTCGAGGTCACCGTCACCTGA
- the rdgB gene encoding RdgB/HAM1 family non-canonical purine NTP pyrophosphatase, which translates to MLATRNEHKVVELHRLLAPHVPGLADDAVVSVAGAVALGLPDPGEVAETGVTFAENSLLKARAVAAATGLPAVADDSGLCVAVLGGAPGVFSARWAGRHGDDAANLRLLLDQLADVPEPHRAAWFECAAALCLPDGDETVTTGRLTGTLTTAPRGDGGFGYDPVLVPDGDTRTCAELAPAEKDAISHRGQAVRALLPRLTDVLGGTGAGRGEV; encoded by the coding sequence GTGCTCGCCACCCGGAACGAGCACAAGGTCGTCGAGCTGCACCGCCTGCTCGCCCCGCACGTGCCCGGCCTCGCCGACGACGCCGTCGTCTCGGTCGCCGGGGCCGTGGCGCTCGGGCTGCCCGACCCGGGTGAGGTCGCGGAGACCGGGGTGACCTTCGCGGAGAACTCGCTGCTCAAGGCCCGTGCGGTCGCGGCCGCGACGGGCCTGCCCGCGGTCGCCGACGACTCCGGGCTGTGCGTCGCGGTGCTCGGCGGCGCCCCCGGGGTCTTCTCCGCGCGCTGGGCGGGCCGGCACGGCGACGACGCCGCGAACCTCCGGCTGCTGCTCGACCAGCTCGCCGACGTGCCCGAGCCGCACCGCGCGGCGTGGTTCGAGTGCGCCGCGGCGCTGTGCCTGCCCGACGGGGACGAGACGGTGACGACGGGCCGGCTGACGGGCACGCTCACCACCGCCCCGCGTGGCGACGGTGGCTTCGGCTACGACCCGGTGCTCGTGCCCGACGGGGACACGCGCACGTGCGCCGAGCTCGCGCCGGCGGAGAAGGACGCGATCAGCCACCGCGGGCAGGCGGTCCGCGCCCTGCTGCCGAGGCTCACCGACGTGCTGGGCGGGACGGGTGCCGGGCGGGGCGAGGTGTGA
- a CDS encoding sensor histidine kinase, which yields MSAAAEVVLLAAGVAVVVGLVGAVVVALLARRAVAAAAVVAPVVAVASVAAGTAAAARAMFLSPEDLTVVLVVLAATVPVALLFGGLLARRVSLVVRGAAEAAAARRREAEVEQRRRELVAWVSHDLRTPLAGIRAMVEALEDGLADDPARYLARIRTEANRTSGMVDDLLTLSRLQSADEPADGDEPVDVGDLVSDSVASVAPLARRRGVALVASPPDGADVLRVRGRDRDLGRAVTNLVVNAVQYSPDGATVRVRAVRAGEGVLVSVRDACGGLDPATAERMFEPGWRAQPARTPAAPDGPGGAGAGLGLAIVRSVADRHGGSAAVRDAGDGCVAELWLPRDVSTS from the coding sequence GTGAGCGCCGCCGCGGAGGTCGTCCTCCTGGCCGCGGGGGTCGCCGTGGTCGTCGGCCTGGTCGGGGCCGTCGTGGTCGCCCTGCTCGCACGCCGTGCCGTGGCGGCGGCGGCGGTCGTCGCGCCCGTCGTGGCCGTCGCCTCCGTCGCCGCCGGCACCGCCGCGGCGGCCCGGGCGATGTTCCTGTCGCCGGAGGACCTCACGGTGGTCCTCGTCGTGCTCGCGGCGACCGTGCCGGTGGCCCTGCTCTTCGGCGGGCTGCTCGCCCGCCGCGTCTCGCTCGTCGTCCGCGGCGCGGCCGAGGCGGCCGCCGCCCGCCGCCGGGAGGCCGAGGTCGAGCAGCGCCGTCGCGAGCTCGTCGCGTGGGTGTCGCACGACCTGCGCACCCCGCTCGCGGGCATCCGCGCCATGGTCGAGGCGCTGGAGGACGGCCTCGCCGACGACCCCGCGCGCTACCTCGCACGCATCCGCACGGAGGCGAACCGCACGAGCGGGATGGTCGACGACCTGCTGACCCTGTCACGGCTGCAGTCGGCGGACGAGCCCGCCGACGGGGACGAGCCGGTCGACGTCGGCGACCTCGTGTCGGACTCCGTGGCCTCGGTGGCGCCGCTCGCGCGACGCCGGGGGGTCGCCCTCGTCGCGTCACCGCCGGACGGCGCGGACGTGCTGCGCGTGCGGGGACGGGACCGCGACCTCGGTCGCGCGGTCACCAACCTCGTCGTCAACGCCGTCCAGTACAGCCCGGACGGCGCCACCGTCCGCGTGCGGGCCGTCCGGGCGGGCGAGGGCGTCCTCGTGTCGGTCCGCGACGCGTGCGGCGGCCTCGACCCGGCGACCGCCGAGCGCATGTTCGAGCCGGGCTGGCGGGCGCAGCCAGCGAGGACCCCCGCGGCGCCCGACGGGCCGGGTGGGGCCGGTGCGGGCCTGGGGCTGGCGATCGTCCGCTCGGTCGCGGACCGGCACGGGGGCAGCGCCGCGGTGCGGGACGCGGGCGACGGCTGCGTCGCGGAGCTGTGGCTGCCTCGTGACGTCAGCACCTCGTAA
- a CDS encoding endonuclease domain-containing protein — protein sequence MGVRDRVWTRERARREGLSVRVLTGGVEFVRVVRGRYVEACWADDLRTRCAAVCDAVPAGVVSHWTALQLAGLPVPTAEEDRIHLTVPTATRCRLDGIIVHRSAAPALPRPGELPVSGPGWAWCDVAATVTAPVTPSPSATSALADLLAALDALLRADPGVEAPVRALLASRRGRRGTALALEALRLRDPRAESPMESRLRLLLVLAGLAPEAVQHRVTDRRGCVVARVDLAYPSRRVVVEFEGDHHRDRRQWRQDLSRRRRLETLGWRVVEVTGADLLSSPRQVVGWVREALERPRVA from the coding sequence GTGGGCGTCCGGGATCGCGTGTGGACCCGGGAGCGGGCGCGCCGTGAGGGGCTGAGCGTGCGCGTCCTGACCGGCGGGGTGGAGTTCGTCCGGGTGGTGCGGGGCCGCTACGTGGAGGCGTGCTGGGCCGACGACCTGCGCACGCGCTGCGCCGCGGTCTGTGACGCGGTCCCGGCCGGGGTCGTGTCCCACTGGACCGCGCTGCAGCTCGCGGGCCTGCCCGTCCCGACGGCCGAGGAGGACCGCATCCACCTGACCGTCCCGACCGCCACGCGGTGCCGCCTGGACGGGATCATCGTGCACCGCTCGGCGGCACCGGCCCTCCCGCGGCCCGGGGAGCTGCCCGTCAGCGGGCCCGGGTGGGCCTGGTGCGACGTCGCCGCCACGGTCACCGCGCCCGTGACGCCGTCGCCCAGCGCGACGTCGGCCCTCGCGGACCTCCTGGCGGCGCTCGACGCGCTGCTGCGAGCCGACCCCGGCGTCGAGGCGCCCGTGCGGGCGCTGCTCGCGTCGCGGCGCGGCCGCCGCGGGACCGCGCTGGCGCTCGAGGCGCTCCGGCTGCGGGACCCGCGGGCCGAGTCGCCGATGGAGTCCCGGCTACGGCTCCTGCTCGTGCTGGCCGGACTGGCGCCGGAGGCGGTGCAGCACCGGGTGACTGACCGGCGGGGGTGTGTCGTCGCCCGGGTCGACCTGGCGTACCCGTCGCGACGCGTGGTCGTCGAGTTCGAGGGCGACCACCACCGGGACCGGCGGCAGTGGCGGCAGGACCTCTCGCGACGTCGACGCCTGGAGACCCTCGGCTGGCGCGTCGTCGAGGTGACGGGGGCGGACCTGCTGTCGTCCCCGCGGCAGGTGGTCGGGTGGGTGCGGGAGGCCCTCGAGCGTCCCCGGGTCGCCTGA
- the cbiQ gene encoding cobalt ECF transporter T component CbiQ, whose product MGAGHAHGSRGSVSDGLYVEGDSVLHRLPAEVKVVGLVLVVVTVVATPREQAWAFAVHAALLAGLVVVAGLPARTVARRMVIEVPFVVFALLLPLVALGERVDVLGVPLSVEGLLGGFNVLAKGTIGVVAAILLSATTRPRDLLVGLQRLRVPALLVTIVAFMVRYLDVVVDDMRRMAVARASRGFEARHLGHVPVVARGAGALFVRAFERGERVHLAMVSRGFTGTMPALSAPRARPRQWLLVAGAWAVVAGVTAAALLAGPATSVETWLVDAQGGPGPVAGQVAG is encoded by the coding sequence GTGGGGGCGGGTCACGCCCACGGCTCCCGCGGCAGCGTCTCCGACGGGCTCTACGTCGAGGGCGACTCGGTCCTGCACCGGCTGCCGGCCGAGGTGAAGGTCGTCGGGCTCGTGCTCGTCGTCGTGACGGTCGTGGCCACGCCGCGCGAGCAGGCGTGGGCCTTCGCCGTCCACGCCGCCCTGCTCGCGGGCCTCGTCGTCGTCGCCGGGCTGCCGGCCCGCACGGTCGCCCGCCGGATGGTCATCGAGGTCCCCTTCGTCGTCTTCGCGCTCCTGCTGCCCCTCGTCGCGCTCGGCGAGCGCGTCGACGTGCTCGGGGTCCCGCTGTCGGTGGAGGGGCTGCTGGGCGGGTTCAACGTCCTCGCCAAGGGCACCATCGGCGTCGTCGCGGCCATCCTGCTGTCCGCCACGACCCGTCCCCGCGACCTCCTCGTGGGGCTGCAGCGCCTGCGCGTGCCCGCCCTGCTCGTCACGATCGTCGCCTTCATGGTCCGCTACCTCGACGTCGTGGTCGACGACATGCGCCGCATGGCCGTCGCGAGGGCCTCGCGCGGGTTCGAGGCCCGTCACCTCGGCCACGTGCCGGTGGTCGCCCGCGGTGCGGGCGCCCTGTTCGTCCGTGCCTTCGAGCGTGGCGAGCGCGTGCACCTGGCGATGGTGTCGCGCGGCTTCACCGGCACGATGCCCGCCCTGTCCGCGCCGCGGGCGCGGCCGCGCCAGTGGCTTCTGGTGGCGGGTGCGTGGGCCGTGGTGGCGGGGGTGACGGCGGCCGCGCTCCTCGCGGGTCCGGCGACCTCGGTGGAGACGTGGCTCGTCGACGCGCAGGGGGGCCCGGGCCCGGTGGCGGGGCAGGTGGCAGGGTGA
- a CDS encoding cytochrome c biogenesis CcdA family protein, with the protein MDPATLSLALAAGLLAALNPCGFAMLPAYLTLVVQGAAGPDGAAPSRRVQATGRALLMSAAMTLGFVAVFGAFGAVAVPLALSVERFLPWVTVVVGVLLVGAGAWLLAGRELRVVAPRAGSAPTGTAWSMVGYGVAYALASLSCTVAPFLAVTTAAVTTGGPLGAVAVLLVYALGMGAVVTVLAVAVALARRGLVDRLRRATPFVSRASGALLAVAGGYVAYYGVYELRVLAGGGLADPVVGGALAVQGALSRGLAAVGPWPLVAAAALAVVVALAATLAARRRHPARGADPAGVLPREMTER; encoded by the coding sequence GTGGACCCCGCCACCCTGTCGCTCGCGCTCGCCGCCGGGCTGCTCGCGGCGCTCAACCCGTGCGGCTTCGCCATGCTGCCCGCCTACCTCACGCTCGTGGTGCAGGGGGCGGCCGGGCCGGACGGCGCCGCCCCGTCCCGGCGGGTGCAGGCGACGGGCCGGGCGCTGCTCATGTCCGCGGCGATGACGCTCGGCTTCGTCGCCGTCTTCGGCGCCTTCGGGGCCGTGGCGGTGCCGCTGGCGCTGTCGGTGGAACGGTTCCTGCCGTGGGTCACCGTGGTCGTCGGCGTGCTGCTCGTGGGGGCGGGAGCCTGGCTGCTGGCCGGGCGCGAGCTCCGCGTCGTGGCGCCCCGGGCCGGGTCGGCCCCCACCGGCACCGCGTGGTCGATGGTCGGCTACGGCGTCGCCTACGCCCTCGCGAGCCTGTCGTGCACGGTCGCGCCGTTCCTCGCCGTGACGACGGCGGCCGTCACGACGGGCGGGCCGCTCGGCGCGGTCGCCGTGCTGCTCGTGTACGCCCTCGGCATGGGCGCCGTCGTCACGGTGCTCGCGGTGGCGGTGGCCCTCGCGCGCCGGGGCCTCGTCGACCGGCTGCGGCGGGCGACGCCCTTCGTCTCGCGGGCCAGCGGCGCGCTGCTCGCCGTCGCGGGCGGCTACGTCGCGTACTACGGCGTCTACGAGCTGCGGGTGCTCGCCGGCGGCGGGCTCGCCGACCCGGTCGTCGGCGGGGCGCTCGCGGTGCAGGGTGCCCTGTCCCGGGGCCTCGCAGCCGTCGGGCCGTGGCCGCTCGTCGCCGCGGCCGCGCTCGCGGTGGTCGTCGCCCTCGCGGCGACCCTCGCGGCGCGACGGCGTCACCCGGCGCGCGGTGCCGACCCGGCCGGGGTCCTCCCGCGGGAGATGACGGAGCGGTGA
- a CDS encoding response regulator transcription factor: MPRVLVVDDDPTVREVVRAYLTRDGHDVDEAADAAAALDSARVHVPDLVVLDVMLPGGSGLEVCRALRRDRADVPVILLTALGEEGDRVAGLVAGADDYVAKPFSPRELVLRVRSVLRRTTAAEARSGPAEVLRDGDLEVDVAARRAALAGRELALTGRELALLEHLLRHPGQAFSREDLLRQVWGWDFGDLSTVTVHVRRLRHKVEPDPGRPHRLVTVWGVGYRWDAGGGHDAGDEGP, encoded by the coding sequence GTGCCGCGGGTCCTCGTCGTCGACGACGACCCGACCGTGCGCGAGGTCGTCCGCGCCTACCTGACCCGCGACGGCCACGACGTCGACGAGGCCGCGGACGCCGCGGCGGCCCTCGACTCCGCGCGCGTGCACGTCCCGGACCTGGTGGTGCTCGACGTCATGCTGCCGGGCGGCTCCGGTCTGGAGGTGTGCCGGGCGCTGCGGCGCGACCGGGCGGACGTGCCCGTCATCCTCCTCACGGCGCTCGGCGAGGAGGGGGACCGGGTCGCCGGCCTCGTCGCCGGGGCCGACGACTACGTCGCCAAGCCGTTCAGCCCCCGCGAGCTCGTGCTGCGGGTCCGTTCGGTCCTGCGCCGGACGACGGCGGCCGAGGCGCGGTCGGGGCCCGCCGAGGTGCTGCGGGACGGCGACCTCGAGGTCGACGTGGCCGCGCGGCGCGCCGCGCTCGCCGGGCGCGAGCTCGCCCTGACCGGCCGTGAGCTCGCGCTGCTCGAGCACCTGCTGCGCCACCCCGGGCAGGCCTTCTCGCGCGAGGACCTGCTGCGGCAGGTGTGGGGGTGGGACTTCGGCGACCTGTCGACGGTGACGGTCCACGTGCGGCGCCTGCGCCACAAGGTCGAGCCGGACCCCGGCCGGCCGCACCGGCTGGTGACCGTGTGGGGGGTCGGCTACCGCTGGGACGCGGGGGGCGGTCACGACGCGGGGGACGAGGGTCCGTGA
- a CDS encoding energy-coupling factor ABC transporter permease — protein sequence MHVPDGFLDLTTSVATGVASAAVVAVALRRAREEVAESTAAAPMAGLVAAFVFAVQMLNFPVGVGTSGHLMGGALAAVLVGPWTGLLAVTVVVVLQALLFADGGITALGTNVLLIAVVTVAVGYAVARGVMALLPKRPASAVPAAAVGALVSVPATSLVFVLLYAVGGAAPLDLGQLTAFMLTWHVAIGAGEAVITALTVGAVVATRPDLVRLVRRYRTSLVVTGADGTSREVVAGASEGPVTAGVRRIGLGWVAGALGVIVVLAGLVSSVASANPDGLEYVAERLGFLDAAEDSVVAGSPVGDYAVLGIDNPVLATGLAGLLGVVVVLAVMLLVARLAAGRRSGPRPRTAESERV from the coding sequence GTGCACGTGCCCGACGGCTTCCTCGACCTCACGACCTCCGTCGCCACCGGCGTCGCCTCCGCCGCGGTCGTCGCGGTGGCGCTCCGCCGCGCGCGCGAGGAGGTGGCGGAGTCGACCGCCGCGGCGCCGATGGCCGGCCTCGTGGCGGCCTTCGTCTTCGCGGTGCAGATGCTCAACTTCCCGGTGGGCGTGGGGACCTCGGGGCACCTCATGGGAGGCGCCCTCGCGGCGGTGCTCGTGGGGCCGTGGACGGGCCTGCTCGCCGTCACGGTCGTCGTGGTGCTGCAGGCCCTGCTCTTCGCCGACGGCGGCATCACGGCCCTCGGCACGAACGTGCTGCTCATCGCCGTCGTCACCGTCGCGGTCGGCTACGCGGTCGCCCGGGGCGTCATGGCGCTCCTGCCGAAGCGGCCGGCCTCGGCCGTGCCCGCGGCGGCCGTCGGGGCCCTCGTGTCGGTCCCCGCGACCTCGCTCGTCTTCGTGCTGCTGTACGCGGTCGGCGGCGCCGCCCCGCTCGACCTCGGGCAGCTGACCGCGTTCATGCTCACGTGGCACGTCGCGATCGGCGCCGGCGAAGCCGTCATCACCGCCCTGACGGTCGGTGCGGTCGTCGCGACCCGCCCCGACCTCGTCCGGCTCGTCCGCCGCTACCGCACGAGCCTCGTCGTCACCGGGGCCGACGGCACCTCGCGCGAGGTCGTCGCCGGCGCGTCCGAGGGGCCCGTGACGGCCGGCGTCCGGCGGATCGGGCTCGGCTGGGTGGCCGGGGCGCTCGGCGTCATCGTCGTGCTCGCCGGCCTCGTCTCGAGCGTCGCGAGCGCGAACCCCGACGGCCTGGAGTACGTCGCGGAGCGGCTGGGCTTCCTCGACGCGGCGGAGGACTCGGTCGTCGCGGGCAGCCCCGTCGGCGACTACGCGGTCCTGGGCATCGACAACCCGGTGCTGGCCACCGGGCTCGCCGGGCTGCTCGGCGTCGTCGTCGTGCTCGCCGTCATGCTGCTCGTCGCCCGGCTGGCCGCCGGGCGTCGGTCCGGGCCGCGGCCCCGGACCGCCGAGTCCGAGAGGGTCTGA
- the bcp gene encoding thioredoxin-dependent thiol peroxidase, translating into MSQVAEPVPSAARRLRAGDAAPDLDLPAHDGTRVRLADLRGEKVVVYFYPAAMTPGCTTQACDFRDSLAALTGAGYRVLGVSPDPVERLAAFAERDGLTFPLLSDTDRDVMTRWGAWGEKTLYGRTVTGVVRSTVVVDEDGTVALARYNVRATGHVASLRKALGVDA; encoded by the coding sequence GTGTCGCAGGTTGCCGAGCCCGTCCCCTCCGCCGCGCGCCGCCTGCGGGCCGGTGACGCGGCGCCCGACCTCGACCTGCCCGCGCACGACGGCACGAGGGTGCGGCTCGCCGACCTGCGAGGGGAGAAGGTCGTCGTGTACTTCTACCCCGCCGCCATGACACCCGGGTGCACGACGCAGGCGTGCGACTTCCGCGACAGCCTCGCCGCTCTCACCGGCGCCGGGTACCGCGTGCTCGGGGTGTCACCGGACCCCGTAGAGCGGCTCGCCGCGTTCGCCGAGCGCGACGGCCTCACCTTCCCGCTCCTCAGCGACACCGACCGCGACGTCATGACCCGCTGGGGCGCGTGGGGTGAGAAGACGTTGTACGGGAGGACGGTCACCGGCGTCGTCCGCTCGACGGTCGTCGTCGACGAGGACGGGACCGTGGCGCTCGCCCGGTACAACGTCCGGGCCACCGGGCACGTCGCCTCCCTGCGGAAGGCCCTCGGCGTCGACGCCTGA
- a CDS encoding Fur family transcriptional regulator, protein MAEADGAVPGLSGGLSGEVARRLRAEGRHMTRPRRVVAEALADRGAHLSAEDVVQAVASRAPDVHRASVYRALESLASAGVVQHVHLGHGGTAYHLADLGPGAGDRHLHLQCQRCGRVVDAPATVLTSAARRLRREHGFRLDATHVALSGTCEACAEHGDGPDAGTDRR, encoded by the coding sequence ATGGCGGAGGCGGACGGCGCGGTGCCCGGGCTGTCCGGCGGGCTGTCCGGTGAGGTGGCGCGGCGGCTGCGCGCCGAGGGCAGGCACATGACCCGGCCCCGCCGGGTGGTCGCCGAGGCCCTCGCCGACCGCGGGGCGCACCTGTCGGCCGAGGACGTCGTGCAGGCGGTGGCCTCGCGCGCCCCCGACGTGCACCGTGCGAGCGTGTACCGCGCGCTGGAGTCGCTCGCCTCGGCGGGCGTCGTGCAGCACGTCCACCTCGGTCACGGCGGGACGGCCTACCACCTCGCCGACCTCGGGCCCGGGGCCGGCGACCGCCACCTCCACCTGCAGTGCCAGCGCTGCGGCAGGGTCGTCGACGCGCCCGCGACCGTCCTCACCTCGGCGGCGCGTCGCCTGCGACGCGAGCACGGCTTCCGCCTCGACGCCACGCACGTCGCGCTGTCCGGCACGTGCGAGGCGTGCGCCGAGCACGGGGACGGGCCCGACGCGGGCACCGACCGGCGCTGA
- a CDS encoding redoxin domain-containing protein translates to MSTPARRRPPLARVLPAVLPVVLLAVAACGADDGGDPADGSTGTAAAGTTTGPMTPEPMTSEGITSEPVTSEPVTSQPVASEGDAAGPTGVPPALDFTATTLDGATFEGASLAGAPTLLWFWAPWCTVCAREAPEVAELAAEYEGRANVVGVAGLSRDAEAMAAFVERGGLEDVVSLADLDGTLYTRFGVASQYDSVILDAEGVPMLVSGPVPVDGLRAELDALLG, encoded by the coding sequence GTGAGCACCCCTGCGCGTCGCCGCCCGCCCCTCGCCCGCGTCCTGCCCGCCGTCCTGCCCGTCGTGCTGCTCGCCGTCGCCGCCTGCGGGGCGGACGACGGCGGGGACCCGGCGGACGGCTCCACCGGGACGGCGGCCGCCGGGACGACGACGGGGCCGATGACCCCGGAGCCGATGACGTCGGAGGGCATCACGTCGGAGCCCGTGACGTCGGAGCCCGTGACGTCGCAGCCCGTGGCGTCGGAGGGGGATGCCGCCGGTCCGACCGGCGTCCCGCCCGCCCTCGACTTCACCGCCACGACCCTCGACGGCGCCACCTTCGAGGGCGCCTCGCTCGCGGGGGCGCCCACGCTGCTGTGGTTCTGGGCGCCGTGGTGCACGGTGTGCGCGCGCGAGGCGCCCGAGGTCGCCGAGCTCGCCGCGGAGTACGAGGGCCGCGCGAACGTCGTGGGGGTGGCGGGGCTGTCGCGGGACGCCGAGGCGATGGCGGCGTTCGTCGAGCGCGGTGGGCTCGAGGACGTCGTGTCCCTCGCCGACCTCGACGGCACGCTGTACACGCGCTTCGGCGTCGCCTCGCAGTACGACTCCGTGATCCTCGACGCCGAGGGCGTGCCGATGCTCGTGTCCGGCCCGGTGCCGGTCGACGGGCTGCGCGCCGAGCTCGACGCGCTGCTGGGTTAG
- a CDS encoding energy-coupling factor ABC transporter ATP-binding protein, with protein MTTTGAAPGARRGDGDAGAPVALELDGVAFAYPDGHQALFGVDLVVRAGERVAVLGPNGAGKTTLLLHLNGVLGAAAGSNAVGSVRVGGVTVAKDTLREVRRRVGLVFQDPDDQLFMPTVRDDVAFGPTNLGLRGAELDERVRRALEAVGMAGFADRPPHHLSFGQRRRVAVATVLAMDCEVLVLDEPSSNLDPASRRELLDVLAALPVTVLVVTHDLPFALELCERSVVLDGGRVVHEAPTAELLADPATLHRHRLELPVGFDPSRVTVRGRPG; from the coding sequence GTGACCACGACGGGCGCCGCGCCGGGGGCGAGGCGGGGTGACGGCGACGCCGGCGCGCCGGTGGCGCTGGAGCTCGACGGCGTCGCCTTCGCCTACCCCGACGGGCACCAGGCGCTGTTCGGCGTCGACCTCGTCGTGCGCGCCGGCGAGCGGGTCGCGGTGCTCGGGCCCAACGGGGCCGGCAAGACCACGCTGCTGCTGCACCTCAACGGCGTCCTCGGCGCCGCGGCCGGCTCCAACGCCGTCGGGTCGGTGCGCGTGGGCGGCGTGACGGTCGCCAAGGACACCCTGCGCGAGGTGCGGCGCCGGGTCGGCCTCGTGTTCCAGGACCCCGACGACCAGCTGTTCATGCCGACCGTGCGCGACGACGTCGCGTTCGGGCCCACGAACCTCGGGCTGCGCGGCGCCGAGCTCGACGAGCGGGTGCGGCGGGCGCTGGAGGCCGTCGGCATGGCCGGGTTCGCCGACCGGCCACCGCACCACCTGTCGTTCGGGCAGCGCCGGCGCGTGGCGGTGGCCACCGTGCTCGCCATGGACTGCGAGGTGCTCGTGCTCGACGAGCCGTCGAGCAACCTCGACCCCGCGAGCCGTCGCGAGCTGCTCGACGTCCTCGCCGCGCTGCCCGTGACGGTCCTCGTCGTCACCCACGACCTGCCGTTCGCCCTGGAGCTGTGCGAGCGCAGCGTCGTGCTCGACGGCGGCCGGGTCGTCCACGAGGCGCCGACCGCCGAGCTGCTCGCCGACCCGGCGACGCTGCACCGGCACCGGCTGGAGCTGCCCGTCGGCTTCGACCCGTCCCGGGTGACCGTGCGGGGGCGCCCGGGCTGA